The following nucleotide sequence is from Vulpes lagopus strain Blue_001 chromosome 1, ASM1834538v1, whole genome shotgun sequence.
GAATGAATAAAGGAGGCTCCAGCCCGACCAGGCCCCTCGCTCGGCTGGAGAACTGGAGGCATCAGGTGACCGCTGCAGTTCTACTACAGGTGTCCTCCATCCCGTGGTGTCTGCCCCCAGCGGTGTCGCGGGGCAGGGTTAGCCGCCCCGGGCCGGTCCAGGGGCAGGTGACCGGCCTCTGCCGCCCGAGGTGGGGGAGCAAGGTGTCTAGGGGTGGCTTGTGGGGCCCCGGCGCTGAGCCGTCCCAGGGGAGGCCGTCCTGGGGGGGAACCTCCCGGAGACCTTGGGATACAGGGGTCTGCGGGGTGTGCCGGTCCTGAGAGGGAACTGGTCAAAGGGAGGTCGTTTTTGCTTTGGGGACAGAGGGCAGGGCCCGGGCGCATCCCCGACGTGCAGGCTGTTTCTCTGTGTCTGGGAGAAACCGGCTCAGCGGCAGGTGGAGAAGGGGGAGGCTGCGCGGGGGGGACTCCAGGGAGCCCTTCCAGGGAGCAGACGGGGCTGGGGGGTGACccggacccccccacccccccgcgaCTACTTAACTTCTTGAGCTGCTTCAGGTTGCTGGAGCGGATGGCGGCCAGGAGCTGGTCGCGGGAGTTCTTCTCCTGGCCGGGCAGGGCCCTGTCGCCCATCTTCCTCTGGGTGGCCGGCGACAGCGAGTTCCTCAAGGTGtcggggaggaggggcggggccaggggcggagggggcggcggcggggcggcgggggcgcccccGGTCTGGGGCGAGTTCTTGGGCGAGGCCTTGGGGGACGGCTGCGGGGAGGGTTTGGGGGAGCCCTTGGCCGGGCCGGCGCGCGGGGGCACCCCCAGCAGATCCTTcttgccgccgccgccggcctccTGCGCCTGCCGCTGCTCCTGGagccgccgctgccgctgcctGTCCATGTTGCGGCTGAGCAGGTTGGTGACGGTCATCCGGGGCCCGGCCAGCTCGAAGTGGTAGCCCAGCTTGAGCAGCGTGGTGTTCTCCTTGAGCAGCTTGGCGATCTCCATCTCCGTCTTGCCGCCGCAGATGTGCCGCTGGTTGTGGAAGCGCAGCTCGGTGAGCGTGTCGTTCTGCAGGAGGGCCCGGAAGATGGCCAGGATGCCCTTGCCCGTGATGTGGTTCGAGTCCAGGTTCAGGCTGGTGATGGTCTTGTTGGCCTTGAGCATGATGGCGATGGCGAAGGCCACGTGGTCGTCGGCGCGCGTGTTGGCCAGGGCGAACAGCTTGACCGCCGTGTTGAACTCCAGCGCCTCGGCGAACCGGACCAGGATCTCGTTGGTGATGCAGTCCGAGTTGTTGACGTTCACCTCGGTCATCTCGGGGTCGTTGTTCTTCACCCTCTCCAGGGGCTCGTCAAATATGCTGGGAGCCGCGTCCTCGTCCTTGGCGGGCCCTTCCGAGGCCGTCGGGGGGGCCGCCGGGCCCGGTTTCTCCGCGGCGGCGGGGCTCGGGCTCTGCTCCCCGGGCCCCTCGGCGCGGACGGGCTCCTTCTTCgccttctcttcctgcctcttggCGTCGCCTCTTCTCATCCCCTCGTCCTCCGTCCTGGCATCTGCGCGccgcctctccccctctcccttcccgtCGCCCTCGCCCGGGCCCGGCTCCTTGTCCTCTC
It contains:
- the LMOD1 gene encoding leiomodin-1, with the translated sequence MSKVAKYRRQVSEDPDIDSLLSTLSPEEMEELEKELDAADPDGSIPVGLRQRNQTEKPATGVYNREAMLNFCEKETKKLIQRELSVDESKQAETKADAKNGEERGRDASKKPLGSRRDADLGKEPKRGGLKKSFSRDKDEADGKGGDKPKEEKLIRGIDRGRVRAAVDRKEAAKDGQAEDRAAAPRREDEKRAGDRSAGPARARARKGEDKEPGPGEGDGKGEGERRRADARTEDEGMRRGDAKRQEEKAKKEPVRAEGPGEQSPSPAAAEKPGPAAPPTASEGPAKDEDAAPSIFDEPLERVKNNDPEMTEVNVNNSDCITNEILVRFAEALEFNTAVKLFALANTRADDHVAFAIAIMLKANKTITSLNLDSNHITGKGILAIFRALLQNDTLTELRFHNQRHICGGKTEMEIAKLLKENTTLLKLGYHFELAGPRMTVTNLLSRNMDRQRQRRLQEQRQAQEAGGGGKKDLLGVPPRAGPAKGSPKPSPQPSPKASPKNSPQTGGAPAAPPPPPPPLAPPLLPDTLRNSLSPATQRKMGDRALPGQEKNSRDQLLAAIRSSNLKQLKKVEVPKLLQ